A genomic segment from Streptomyces sp. NBC_00654 encodes:
- a CDS encoding malate dehydrogenase: MTRTPVNVTVTGAAGQIGYALLFRIASGHLLGPDVPVNLRLLEIPQGLKAAEGTAMELDDCAFPLLRNIEITDDANVGFAGANVALLVGARPRTKGMERGDLLSANGGIFKPQGKAINDNAADDIKVLVVGNPANTNALIAQAAAPDVPAERFTAMTRLDHNRAISQLAARTGAAVSDIKKLTIWGNHSATQYPDIFHAEVAGKNAADVVNDEKWLADTFIPTVAKRGAAIIEARGASSAASAANAAIDHVHTWINGTAEGDWTSMGIPSDGSYGVPEGIISSFPVTTRNGTYEIVQGLDINEFSRARIDASVKELTEERDAVRELGLI; the protein is encoded by the coding sequence ATGACCCGCACTCCCGTGAATGTCACTGTGACCGGCGCAGCCGGCCAGATCGGCTACGCGCTGCTCTTCCGCATCGCTTCCGGCCACCTGCTCGGCCCGGACGTGCCGGTCAACCTGCGCCTCCTGGAGATCCCGCAGGGCCTCAAGGCCGCCGAGGGCACCGCGATGGAGCTCGACGACTGCGCCTTCCCGCTGCTGCGCAACATCGAGATCACCGACGACGCCAACGTCGGCTTCGCCGGTGCGAACGTCGCCCTGCTCGTCGGCGCCCGCCCGCGTACGAAGGGCATGGAGCGCGGCGACCTGCTCTCCGCCAACGGCGGCATCTTCAAGCCGCAGGGCAAGGCCATCAACGACAACGCCGCGGACGACATCAAGGTCCTCGTCGTGGGCAACCCGGCCAACACCAACGCGCTCATCGCGCAGGCCGCCGCCCCGGACGTACCGGCCGAGCGTTTCACCGCGATGACCCGCCTGGACCACAACCGCGCGATCTCGCAGCTGGCCGCCAGGACCGGTGCCGCCGTCTCCGACATCAAGAAGCTGACGATCTGGGGCAACCACTCGGCGACCCAGTACCCCGACATCTTCCACGCGGAGGTGGCCGGCAAGAACGCCGCCGACGTCGTCAACGACGAGAAGTGGCTGGCCGACACCTTCATCCCGACCGTCGCCAAGCGCGGCGCCGCGATCATCGAGGCCCGTGGCGCGTCCTCCGCCGCCTCGGCCGCCAACGCCGCCATCGACCACGTGCACACCTGGATCAACGGCACCGCCGAGGGCGACTGGACCTCGATGGGTATCCCGTCGGACGGCTCCTACGGCGTGCCCGAGGGCATCATCTCGTCCTTCCCGGTCACCACGAGGAACGGCACGTACGAGATCGTCCAGGGCCTGGACATCAACGAGTTCTCCCGCGCGCGCATCGACGCCTCGGTGAAGGAGCTCACCGAGGAGCGCGACGCGGTGCGCGAGCTCGGCCTGATCTGA
- the purN gene encoding phosphoribosylglycinamide formyltransferase, translated as MASPPPSAAPARLVVLVSGSGTNLQALLDAIGDDPEGYGAQVVAVGADRDDIVGLERAERAGLPTFVCKVKDHATREEWDAALTAATAAHRPDLVVSAGFMKIVGRTFLAAFGGRFINTHPALLPSFPGAHGVRDALAYGVKVTGCTVHFVDDGVDTGPIIAQGVVEVTEEDTPEGEAALHERIKEVERKLLVEAVGRLARDGHRIEGRKVHLGHVGE; from the coding sequence GTGGCCTCCCCGCCCCCCTCCGCCGCTCCGGCCCGCCTGGTCGTGCTGGTCTCCGGCTCCGGTACGAATCTCCAGGCCCTGCTCGACGCCATCGGCGACGACCCCGAGGGCTACGGCGCCCAGGTCGTCGCGGTCGGCGCGGACCGTGACGACATCGTCGGCCTGGAGCGTGCCGAGCGTGCCGGGCTGCCCACTTTCGTGTGCAAGGTCAAGGACCATGCCACCCGCGAGGAGTGGGACGCGGCGCTCACGGCCGCCACGGCCGCGCACCGCCCGGACCTCGTCGTCTCCGCGGGATTCATGAAGATCGTGGGCAGGACGTTCCTCGCCGCGTTCGGCGGCCGGTTCATCAACACACACCCCGCCCTGCTCCCCAGCTTTCCCGGTGCCCATGGGGTGCGCGACGCGCTCGCGTACGGCGTGAAGGTCACCGGCTGCACCGTCCACTTCGTCGACGACGGCGTCGACACCGGTCCGATCATCGCGCAGGGCGTGGTCGAGGTGACCGAAGAGGACACGCCGGAGGGCGAAGCCGCTCTCCATGAACGCATCAAGGAAGTCGAGCGCAAGCTGCTCGTCGAGGCCGTGGGGCGACTCGCCCGTGACGGCCATCGCATTGAGGGACGAAAGGTTCATCTCGGTCATGTCGGTGAATAA
- a CDS encoding bifunctional methylenetetrahydrofolate dehydrogenase/methenyltetrahydrofolate cyclohydrolase, whose protein sequence is MTAQILDGKATAAAIKSDLTVRVAALKAQGIVPGLGTLLVGDDPGSRWYVNGKHRDCAQVGIGSIQRELPDTATQEEIEEVVRELNANPECTGYIVQLPLPKGIDTNRVLELMDPAKDADGLHPMSLGRLVLNETGPLPCTPQGVVQLLRAHGVEINGAHVVVVGRGVTIGRSIPLLLTRKTENATVTQCHTGTRDLSAHLRQADIIVAAAGVPHLIKPEDVKPGAAVLDVGVSRDENGKIVGDVHPGVAEVAAWVAPNPGGVGPMTRAQLLVNVVEAAERTAAEATDAAATAG, encoded by the coding sequence ATGACTGCCCAGATTCTCGATGGCAAGGCCACCGCTGCCGCGATCAAATCCGATCTGACCGTCCGTGTGGCGGCCCTCAAGGCGCAGGGCATCGTCCCCGGCCTGGGAACCCTGCTCGTCGGGGACGACCCGGGCAGCCGCTGGTACGTGAACGGCAAGCACCGTGACTGCGCGCAGGTCGGCATCGGCTCCATCCAGCGCGAACTCCCCGACACCGCCACGCAGGAGGAGATCGAGGAGGTCGTACGGGAGCTCAACGCCAACCCCGAATGCACGGGCTACATCGTTCAGCTCCCGCTGCCCAAGGGCATCGACACCAACCGGGTCCTGGAACTGATGGACCCGGCCAAGGACGCCGACGGCCTGCACCCGATGAGCCTCGGCCGGCTGGTCCTCAACGAGACCGGCCCGCTGCCCTGCACCCCGCAGGGTGTCGTCCAGCTGCTCCGTGCCCACGGTGTGGAGATCAACGGCGCGCATGTCGTGGTCGTCGGCCGCGGTGTCACCATCGGCCGCTCGATCCCGCTGCTGCTGACCCGTAAGACCGAGAACGCCACCGTCACCCAGTGCCACACCGGTACGCGTGATCTCTCCGCCCACCTCCGGCAGGCCGACATCATCGTGGCCGCCGCCGGGGTGCCCCACCTGATCAAGCCCGAGGACGTGAAGCCGGGCGCCGCCGTGCTCGACGTCGGCGTCAGCCGCGACGAGAACGGCAAGATCGTCGGCGATGTGCACCCCGGAGTCGCCGAAGTGGCCGCCTGGGTCGCCCCGAACCCCGGCGGTGTCGGCCCGATGACCCGCGCCCAGCTGCTGGTCAACGTGGTCGAGGCAGCCGAGCGGACGGCCGCCGAGGCCACCGACGCCGCCGCGACCGCGGGCTGA
- the purH gene encoding bifunctional phosphoribosylaminoimidazolecarboxamide formyltransferase/IMP cyclohydrolase, translated as MSVNKPIRRALVSVYDKTGLEDLARGLHEAGVELVSTGSTAGRIAAAGVPVTKVEELTGFPECLDGRVKTLHPRVHAGILADLRLDTHREQLAELGVEPFDLVVVNLYPFKETVASGASDDECVEQIDIGGPSMVRAAAKNHPSVAVVTSPERYADVLAAVAAGGFDLSARKRLAAEAFQHTAAYDVAVASWFAADYAAADDSGFPDFFGTTYERGNVLRYGENPHQPAALYTSGAGGLAEAEQLHGKEMSYNNYTDTDAARRAAYDHAEPCVAIIKHANPCGIAIADDVAEAHRNAHACDPLSAFGGVIAVNRPVTVAMAEQVAEIFTEVIVAPAYEDGAVEVLARKKNIRVLRCPDGPAAPVEVKPIDGGALLQVTDRLQAEGDDPANWTLATGEALSADELKELAFAWKACRAVKSNAILLAKDGASVGVGMGQVNRVDSAKLAVERAGEERARGAYAASDAFFPFPDGLEILTAAGIRAVAQPGGSVRDELVIEAAKKAGVTMYFTGTRHFFH; from the coding sequence ATGTCGGTGAATAAGCCCATCCGCCGCGCCCTGGTCAGTGTCTACGACAAGACGGGGCTCGAAGACCTCGCCCGCGGTCTGCACGAGGCGGGCGTCGAGCTCGTCTCCACCGGCTCCACCGCCGGGCGGATCGCCGCCGCCGGAGTGCCGGTCACCAAGGTCGAGGAGCTCACCGGTTTCCCCGAGTGCCTCGACGGCCGCGTGAAGACACTGCACCCCCGCGTGCACGCCGGCATCCTGGCCGACCTGCGCCTGGACACCCACCGTGAGCAGCTCGCCGAGCTCGGCGTGGAGCCGTTCGACCTCGTGGTCGTCAACCTGTACCCGTTCAAGGAGACCGTCGCCTCCGGCGCCTCCGACGACGAGTGCGTGGAGCAGATCGACATCGGCGGCCCCTCGATGGTCCGCGCCGCCGCCAAGAACCACCCGTCCGTCGCCGTCGTGACGAGCCCCGAGCGGTACGCCGACGTCCTCGCCGCCGTCGCCGCGGGCGGCTTCGACCTGAGCGCCCGCAAGCGCCTGGCCGCCGAGGCCTTCCAGCACACCGCCGCGTACGACGTGGCCGTGGCCTCCTGGTTCGCGGCCGACTACGCCGCCGCCGACGACTCGGGCTTCCCCGACTTCTTCGGTACGACGTACGAGCGCGGCAACGTCCTGCGCTACGGCGAGAACCCGCACCAGCCCGCCGCCCTCTACACCTCGGGCGCCGGCGGCCTGGCCGAGGCGGAGCAGCTGCACGGCAAGGAGATGTCGTACAACAACTACACGGACACCGACGCCGCGCGCCGGGCCGCGTACGACCACGCCGAGCCCTGTGTCGCGATCATCAAGCACGCCAACCCGTGCGGGATCGCGATCGCCGACGATGTCGCCGAGGCGCACCGCAACGCGCACGCCTGTGACCCGCTGTCCGCCTTCGGCGGGGTCATCGCCGTCAACCGCCCGGTGACCGTCGCCATGGCCGAGCAGGTCGCGGAGATCTTCACCGAGGTCATCGTCGCCCCGGCGTACGAGGACGGTGCCGTCGAGGTGCTGGCCCGCAAGAAGAACATCCGCGTACTGCGCTGCCCCGACGGCCCGGCCGCCCCGGTGGAGGTCAAGCCCATCGACGGCGGAGCGCTGCTCCAGGTCACCGACCGGCTCCAGGCCGAGGGCGACGACCCGGCCAACTGGACCCTCGCCACCGGTGAGGCACTCTCCGCGGACGAGCTGAAGGAGCTCGCCTTCGCGTGGAAGGCCTGTCGCGCGGTCAAGTCCAACGCGATCCTGCTCGCCAAGGACGGCGCCTCGGTCGGCGTCGGCATGGGCCAGGTCAACCGCGTCGACTCCGCCAAGCTCGCCGTCGAGCGGGCGGGCGAGGAGCGGGCGCGCGGGGCGTACGCCGCCTCCGACGCGTTCTTCCCGTTCCCGGACGGCCTGGAGATCCTCACCGCGGCCGGCATCAGGGCCGTGGCCCAGCCCGGTGGATCGGTCCGCGACGAGCTGGTCATCGAGGCCGCGAAGAAGGCGGGCGTGACCATGTACTTCACCGGAACGCGCCACTTCTTCCACTGA
- a CDS encoding DUF6350 family protein, producing MTERSPMLSAERGRSAALASAFLRGVIAAGLGLGSLAVLVMVLWISSPYPDSGPGGALHVAAGLWLLAHGAELVRTDTLSGIPAPVATVPLLLSLLPVWLAHRAARGAADPDEGRPRPSPAGAFGAVTTGYLLVAAGAVAYARDGSLSADPDTLAFPLAVVVAGAAAAGVWTAGGRPLGPVPSWAPLWIQEAVARTLFRTRAEAVCRSAAAGVMVLLGGGALVVAAGLVWHMEAARETFLALSGDWAGRFAVLLLALALVPNAALWGASYGLGPGFALGTGATVTPMAFAGSPALPEFPLLAALPDQGPGSPVNWAAAAVPLAAGLAVAWFTVRRAVPEPAVRDGAWSVGETVLVTGLAAGGCGAGTAVLTAMAGGPLGTGALAEFGPVWWLTGPAALAWTAAIAVPLVLLLRMWRLRETGWARRRRSGPEAAGEEAGAAAPGARQPAPAPGGEGGRSGVRDGAHGGVLGGVHDAHGESDDAAPEITGRRRRWRRKRGAGDGAEGTGGAGGAALPGPVSMSGPADPAPGAVAGFEPYDFLPTDPWHDGKEATEARWASLRQDSEGLEADFRPELPAGPPELLADPPEPPVESREPSAAPESGRAATS from the coding sequence GTGACCGAGCGCAGCCCGATGTTGTCGGCCGAGCGGGGCAGGTCCGCCGCGCTGGCCTCCGCTTTTCTGCGCGGGGTGATCGCGGCGGGGCTCGGGCTCGGCTCGCTCGCCGTGCTTGTCATGGTGCTGTGGATCAGCTCTCCGTACCCGGACAGCGGACCCGGCGGAGCCCTGCACGTCGCGGCGGGGCTCTGGCTGCTCGCGCATGGCGCCGAACTCGTCAGAACCGACACCCTCAGCGGGATCCCGGCCCCCGTGGCGACCGTTCCGCTGCTGCTCTCCCTGCTGCCGGTCTGGCTGGCGCACCGGGCCGCCCGGGGCGCGGCGGACCCCGACGAGGGGCGCCCCCGGCCGTCCCCGGCCGGTGCCTTCGGCGCGGTCACGACCGGATATCTGCTGGTCGCGGCCGGTGCCGTGGCCTATGCGCGTGACGGTTCGCTGAGCGCGGACCCGGACACGCTGGCGTTCCCGCTGGCCGTCGTGGTGGCCGGTGCCGCGGCGGCCGGGGTGTGGACGGCGGGCGGGCGGCCGCTGGGCCCGGTGCCGTCCTGGGCGCCGCTGTGGATTCAGGAGGCGGTCGCGCGCACCCTGTTCCGGACCCGGGCCGAGGCGGTGTGCCGGTCCGCCGCGGCCGGGGTGATGGTGCTGCTCGGCGGTGGTGCGCTGGTGGTCGCGGCGGGGCTGGTGTGGCACATGGAGGCGGCCCGGGAGACGTTCCTCGCGCTCTCGGGCGACTGGGCGGGGCGGTTCGCCGTGCTCCTGCTGGCCCTGGCGCTCGTGCCGAACGCCGCGCTGTGGGGTGCCTCGTACGGGCTGGGGCCGGGGTTCGCGCTCGGTACGGGGGCCACGGTCACCCCGATGGCCTTCGCCGGGAGCCCGGCCCTGCCCGAGTTCCCGCTGCTGGCGGCGCTGCCGGACCAGGGGCCGGGTTCGCCCGTCAACTGGGCGGCCGCGGCCGTGCCCCTCGCGGCCGGGCTGGCCGTCGCCTGGTTCACCGTACGCAGGGCGGTTCCCGAACCGGCGGTACGGGACGGGGCCTGGAGCGTGGGGGAGACGGTGCTGGTGACGGGGCTCGCCGCGGGGGGATGCGGGGCCGGTACGGCGGTGCTCACGGCGATGGCCGGGGGCCCGCTCGGCACCGGGGCGCTGGCGGAGTTCGGGCCCGTGTGGTGGCTGACGGGCCCGGCAGCCCTGGCGTGGACGGCCGCCATCGCCGTACCGCTGGTGCTGCTGCTCCGGATGTGGCGGCTGCGGGAGACCGGGTGGGCACGGCGGCGTCGGAGCGGGCCGGAGGCGGCGGGGGAGGAGGCCGGCGCGGCGGCGCCCGGCGCGCGACAGCCGGCGCCGGCCCCCGGGGGCGAAGGCGGCCGAAGCGGCGTGCGGGACGGCGCACACGGCGGCGTACTTGGCGGCGTGCATGACGCGCACGGCGAGAGCGACGATGCCGCGCCGGAGATCACCGGGCGGCGGCGCCGGTGGCGGCGGAAGCGCGGGGCCGGGGACGGTGCGGAGGGGACGGGAGGAGCCGGCGGCGCGGCCCTGCCCGGTCCCGTGTCCATGTCCGGCCCGGCGGACCCCGCACCCGGGGCGGTCGCGGGGTTCGAACCGTACGACTTCCTGCCGACCGATCCCTGGCACGACGGGAAGGAGGCCACGGAGGCCCGGTGGGCTTCCCTCCGGCAGGACTCCGAAGGGCTCGAGGCCGACTTCCGGCCGGAGCTTCCCGCAGGTCCGCCGGAGCTCCTGGCGGACCCACCGGAGCCCCCGGTGGAATCGCGGGAGCCCTCGGCGGCCCCGGAGTCCGGCCGGGCGGCTACTTCTTGA
- a CDS encoding DUF2079 domain-containing protein: MLDLNKRKTGRSAVPAPGGPPDEVPASTADRVPLRPYLIAAAVLCALYFLYSHLQYSRFGSPSWDLGIFEQEVRAYAGLNAPVVDIKGPGYLILGDHFSPVVALLAPLYWIWPSAEALLFAQAALFAASAVIVGRTAQQILGGRAGMCVTVAYGLSWGLQEAVKSDFHEIAFAVPLLALVCRALLTRRWTAAVLWSLPLVLVKEDLGATVAVVGLLLFLYGRRLQGALLAAFGVLAFAVTVLVLIPAASSEGTYDYWTKIDKNGEQDVSLFDSVLGVLNSSVKIEMLVFLVGITAFMALRSPLILLVVPTLGWRLLSQDSHHWGMVWHYSAILMPVVFLAMCDGIRRSRDSARPWLASYAKVAVPVATAIAVALTQHLPLRDVLRPETYRTDARVHAAREALEAIPAGARVETDITLMAHLTGDRTVYWIGGAPGTAPDIVAVNLDFGWSRPITDPVAYAEQLHPEAQYRLKHRAGSFVVMERTTPAPSDIPGR; encoded by the coding sequence GTGCTTGATCTGAACAAGAGGAAGACGGGCCGGTCCGCCGTACCGGCACCGGGCGGTCCGCCGGACGAGGTCCCGGCCTCCACCGCGGACCGGGTCCCCCTGCGCCCGTATCTGATCGCCGCCGCGGTGCTGTGCGCGCTGTACTTCCTGTACTCGCACCTCCAGTACAGCCGCTTCGGCTCGCCCTCCTGGGACCTGGGGATCTTCGAGCAGGAGGTACGGGCGTACGCCGGACTGAACGCTCCCGTCGTCGACATCAAGGGCCCCGGCTATCTGATACTCGGCGACCACTTCAGCCCCGTCGTGGCGCTGCTCGCCCCGCTCTACTGGATCTGGCCGTCCGCCGAAGCCCTGCTGTTCGCGCAGGCCGCACTCTTCGCGGCCTCCGCCGTCATCGTCGGCCGCACCGCGCAGCAGATCCTGGGCGGCCGTGCGGGCATGTGCGTCACCGTCGCGTACGGGCTGTCCTGGGGACTCCAGGAGGCGGTGAAGTCCGACTTCCACGAAATCGCCTTCGCCGTACCGCTGCTCGCGCTCGTCTGCCGGGCCCTGCTCACCCGGCGGTGGACGGCCGCCGTCCTGTGGTCCCTGCCCCTGGTCCTGGTCAAGGAGGACCTGGGCGCCACGGTCGCCGTCGTCGGCCTTCTGCTCTTCCTGTACGGCCGCCGCCTCCAGGGCGCCCTGCTGGCGGCCTTCGGCGTGCTGGCCTTCGCCGTCACCGTCCTCGTCCTGATACCGGCGGCCAGCAGCGAGGGAACGTACGACTACTGGACGAAGATCGACAAGAACGGGGAGCAGGACGTCTCCCTGTTCGACTCCGTCCTCGGCGTCCTCAACTCCTCGGTCAAGATCGAGATGCTGGTCTTCCTGGTCGGCATCACCGCCTTCATGGCACTGCGCTCGCCCCTGATCCTGCTCGTCGTGCCCACGCTCGGCTGGCGTCTGCTGTCCCAGGACTCCCACCACTGGGGCATGGTCTGGCACTACAGCGCCATCCTCATGCCCGTGGTGTTCCTGGCCATGTGCGACGGAATCCGTCGCAGCCGCGACTCCGCGCGGCCGTGGCTCGCCTCGTACGCGAAGGTCGCCGTACCCGTCGCCACCGCGATCGCCGTGGCCCTCACCCAGCATCTGCCGCTGCGCGACGTGCTGCGCCCTGAGACCTACCGCACCGACGCGCGCGTCCACGCGGCCCGGGAGGCGCTGGAGGCCATCCCCGCCGGGGCACGGGTCGAGACGGACATCACGCTGATGGCGCACCTCACGGGCGACCGCACCGTCTACTGGATCGGCGGGGCCCCGGGCACGGCCCCCGACATCGTCGCGGTCAACCTGGACTTCGGCTGGTCGCGGCCGATCACCGACCCGGTGGCGTACGCCGAGCAGCTCCACCCCGAGGCGCAGTACCGGCTCAAGCACCGGGCCGGGAGCTTCGTGGTCATGGAGCGCACGACACCGGCCCCGTCGGACATCCCCGGCCGCTGA
- a CDS encoding RDD family protein, with amino-acid sequence MSFGDPNNPYGQQPGQPPQGQQPGYGYPQQAPQGVPPQGYGYPQQQPGQPYGGGYPQQAGYGGGMPELAHWGLRLGGLIIDGLILAVPYAVVAVGGAMGDGAGGVLAIIGFLGLIGVAIWLLYLEGSTGQTIGKKAVGIRLLREADGRPLGFGMAFVRRLAHFLDSAACYIGWLWPLWDSKKQTFADKVCSSVVVKAG; translated from the coding sequence ATGAGCTTCGGCGACCCGAACAACCCGTACGGGCAGCAGCCCGGCCAGCCGCCCCAGGGCCAGCAGCCCGGCTACGGCTACCCGCAGCAGGCTCCCCAGGGTGTCCCGCCGCAGGGTTACGGCTACCCCCAGCAGCAGCCCGGCCAGCCCTACGGCGGCGGCTACCCGCAGCAGGCCGGCTACGGCGGCGGCATGCCCGAGCTGGCCCACTGGGGCCTGCGCCTGGGCGGGCTCATCATCGACGGGCTGATCCTCGCGGTCCCGTACGCCGTGGTGGCCGTGGGCGGCGCCATGGGCGACGGCGCGGGCGGCGTCCTGGCCATCATCGGCTTCCTCGGTCTGATCGGCGTCGCCATCTGGCTGCTGTACCTGGAGGGCTCCACCGGCCAGACGATCGGCAAGAAGGCCGTGGGCATCCGCCTGCTGCGCGAGGCCGACGGCCGTCCGCTCGGCTTCGGCATGGCCTTCGTGCGCCGCCTGGCCCACTTCCTGGACAGCGCCGCCTGCTACATCGGCTGGCTGTGGCCGCTGTGGGACTCGAAGAAGCAGACGTTCGCGGACAAGGTCTGCTCGTCGGTGGTCGTCAAGGCCGGCTGA
- a CDS encoding DUF3017 domain-containing protein: MGAGTSPAGADPAPAPDPASDPASVSVPGDRGPGERGEQPHEPHEPGEQGESGEQGGATAEEPGAGSTAPRRSRRFPSLTRDTARPEGGGRAASGDAPAPARQWPLLTVLCTAGAGLLIVAADPFAAAFRIGTILIGAALLTGAVLRWAVPSVGMLAVRSRFTDLVTYGLMGTLIVLLALMAQPKPWLDIPVLEDAVHFTIR, from the coding sequence ATGGGTGCTGGTACGAGTCCGGCCGGGGCCGATCCGGCTCCCGCTCCCGACCCCGCCTCCGACCCCGCCTCCGTGTCCGTCCCCGGGGACAGGGGCCCGGGGGAGCGGGGCGAGCAGCCGCACGAGCCGCACGAGCCAGGAGAGCAGGGCGAGTCGGGAGAGCAGGGCGGTGCGACGGCCGAGGAGCCCGGTGCGGGGAGCACCGCCCCCCGCCGGTCGCGGCGCTTCCCGTCGCTGACCCGTGACACCGCGCGTCCCGAGGGCGGCGGTCGGGCGGCATCGGGCGACGCGCCCGCACCGGCCCGGCAGTGGCCGCTGCTCACCGTGCTCTGCACGGCCGGGGCCGGGCTGCTGATCGTCGCCGCCGACCCGTTCGCCGCGGCGTTCCGGATCGGCACGATACTGATCGGCGCCGCGCTTCTCACCGGGGCCGTGCTGCGCTGGGCGGTCCCCTCGGTCGGCATGCTCGCCGTACGGTCCCGGTTCACCGACCTGGTCACGTACGGGCTGATGGGCACCTTGATCGTGCTGCTCGCGCTGATGGCCCAGCCCAAGCCGTGGCTGGACATTCCGGTGCTGGAGGACGCGGTCCACTTCACGATCCGCTGA